The stretch of DNA TATGCAATTTTTTGTCACTTTGTGGGAAATAAAAGTCACGCTGAATGGCCTGGTATGGTAAGCTATAATATGTTTatctaaaaatacagctgtccTCTCTGTGTACCATGATCTTCTAGTCTTGTTAAAGAGCCTCTGTCACCAGGGCCTGGAAGACTTAATATACGACGTTTATTATGATTAGAAATCATTTGTACAGCACTGTAAATTCACACAGCACTTTCCTAAGAACATTTATAAGTCTAATGGCACTATAAATTCCCGTTAGCTTCCGCACTTTATTCCCCAGTATCTCTATTTATTCAAATGATTTCATTCCCCCCCCTGCAATCTTGTCTTTGAATACATCAAGCCACAGTCCCACACGGGGCTGCCCATCTCCAGGTGACAGGCTGGGTGTATtgctaaaaaaaccctggaCTATACACGTCAAAAAATAAGGTTTTACTATTAGAACCAAACGTCCCTAACAGCAGCATGATAATGACAGATACTTGGCTTTCAAAGCGCACTGGCaacaaatgctgctgtttgtatTACTGCTCGCAGCGAACAGCCCTAATGCACACGAGTACTTCTTTCAATTCTTGTGATCTGTATTAAATTGCTCAAGCACGCATGCAACCAGCAGCAGGCCCTCCCCCTGCCACCACACGTACTTGATGCTATCGGTGTGTGTTTTATATTCCATGATGGTGTTGGGAGGTAGGTTCAGCACCCTTCGTAACGTATCACGTATCCGGGCTGTCGTGGCCTGGTCGCTGGCTGTCTTGTTCCATATCGAGATAATATCCTCCTACAGAATAGCATGTGAGGGGTAAGCAGATGGTACTTTTTGTAGCCCTGCCAAATGGAAGTACATGCCAGTTTTCAGAAGCACTTACCTGGAATCGGACAGAGACGACTGCCCCACAGATTTCTTCTCCCACCATAAACTGTTCTCCCAACATTGCCAGAATGAGATTCTCCCAGCATCGTGATGCTAAGCCCTTTCGCAGACGGATAATCCATTTACCACCATTTTTGTTGGCATCATCCTAGGAAGAGGGGCAAGAAatcaatttgttttcttctagctatttttctgcttcccacaAGACAGCAGAGCCACACACCAGAGCAGATATTGATTGGGTGGGGCAAGGGACAGAATGGAGGTATTTTCatgcaaaagcattttgcttGTCCCCCACACAAGCAGAAGTATACCACTTACTTTGAATACAAAGTACCTGAAACAATGACTCTCAGTGTTCCAGACCAAGCTCTATGTGTGTGCTGAAGACTTGAGCTCTAGTGTTTTGATACCACTAGCAAAGACGAACACCAGCCTACCAATCTGCACACAGAACCAGAGGCAAGGATCCTAAAACTACTCCTAAACCCCAGACCAATTCCCCCTTTGTCTAATCCCCTGTTTATGTAGCTCCActtgtaaaacaggaaaaatcccTCACTGCAGAACATGGGAGGCAGGGAAAGAGTTTGCAAAGTGatgtttaaaagcaagcaaaacgTTGACAAACACTTTCCTTCCACGTTTCCAGGAATGGGCTCACAAGCTGTGTTAACACAGAAAGGACCAGTCCGTTCTCTGGGAACCACTGACATTATCATATATCATACAGTTGAATGTTTGTTCCAGATTACAGTGACCCACGGAAATAACCAAAAATGAGGGGAgagagagtaaagaaaaaatttatGCTTAGCACCCAGTCCATCACCTCAATATTGTGATTCCGTATGTTGCACCTGAAAGAGCTGAAAACTGCTACAGACTCCCCTGCTTCACAGAACGCACACTATGTcaaacagcagctcctcctctgTGCAGAATGCTGTGGCATTCTCTCGTACAACACTGTAGCTGGGAAATCTTACAAGGTGAGAGGGGAACAAATTCCATCCAAAGCCGAAGACAGAGAGGTAGGAACAAGTCAAAGAGGTGGCAGttaggaagggaaagggaagacaGGTCTaggacagaaacagagaagaacaAAGGATAACTCAAGAGGGAACTGCACAACACAGGACATCTCTGGTCAAATCACCAGCAATCCCCTCTGCCAAGCTGGGACACACTTCAAAGATGCTAGGCAAGGCAGCCCTACTCTTCTTAATGAAATGAGATTAACTTTATTTTAGCCTTAATGCTTCTCCAGGGCTCAGATAAAACTAAACATTTGTGTGCTTTTAGAGACAGCAAGTGCTAACAAAGCAATCCTGAGCAATCAAGGAAATGTCAAGGAAGTGCCAGCATAACAGCAGCATTCACCAGACTCCCAGTTTTCAGGTATGTACTAAAGCCTGTACTGAAAGGGGAAGGCGTCAGCTCTGGATAAACCTCAAAGCATGACAGCAGCCACACGCATGGCAAAGAATCCAAAATCAACACAAGTTCTAGGAATGTGGCATACTCCCACAAGATGTGAACCACTTTCTGATTAAACATCCTTGTTTTCCAAATTATGAACATCACACTCTTAAGAATTAAGCCATCTAGGCTTCAGCCTTTAAGCAGGGAGTTGGGTTTAACTCCTCAAACTTTCCACAATGACTAATGGGGgtcagaagagaaaacagtattgctcaaaatatttcagaggtgGTTTAAGCAGGTTCAAGGCTAGAAAGAGAACAGTGATTGGAAAGCAGATGCTGTATTGTGTGTTTTACGATTACTGTTAGTTTTCTTTCAGGTTAAACAAGCTTTGGTTCAGTCAAGCATTTGATTTCCCTTTACCAGAATAATAATGATCTGCAGGCCAGTAAATCATCAGGGAACATTAGGCTTAGTGCTTTTGACTTTACCTAGAAAAGGCACAGATGGATCCAGAAAAAGATCAGAgctacatacacacatatatgtgcCTACAAGAATCACAGCAAGTAAGCATtagtttggaagaaaaaggagcatgAACAAAGCCCTACAGAGcaagcagcaaaggaaaagtcAACAGCAAGATCTCCGGTCCTCTTCTGTAAATACAAGAAGGGAATGGggccagaaataaaaaataccaaagaatCTCTCCATCTTAAAATGGCTACAGGGAAGCGTTTTATAGAAATTCTGGTATCACTAACTTGTGGACTCTCTGGTCAACACGTTACGAGAGCAGCTAGCTCAGTAGGAGTCCAGAGAGGGTTAAACGTTTTATATAAATTGTATTTGCAGTAACTGGCTGTAAAACACCTTGCTTAAAGTAATTGCCAACTAGGGTCACATATAAATTTCTCAGGACCAAGCAGCATAATTAGGTACTTCAGAACAACACATAAAATCCTTGTATTGCGAATGGTATTGGTCATTGCTGGAAGCAGGCCAGGAACTGGAGGAATGATTTGCTAGGcaaagattttttccccccccttttttaacagattttgacaggaatgaacagaaacaaactgcCTGccctggaacaaaaaaaaaaaaagcaaataaagggCTAAGTCATCTTTCCATCTCCAGCTCTACATACAGCTGTAGGCTTTTAACCATATgcacctcttcttcctctgaaaaaagaAGGGTTGGTTTcttaaaagctttgctgaatTCCAAGAACAGAGGATCAGCCCTTCTACAGGAAAGTCCCACACTGCTGTCACTGGGCAAAGCTGTAATAAGTGGCAAGTGTCTATATTAGGAGGCACAGCACTTAGTTGGGGTCCCCTCTTCACTAGACTCCAGGCAACACTGCCCAGGGATCCTCTGGGCCCACAGGCAAAGGCAGTTCTGCAGCCTTTGGGGGAGTGCAGCTGGCAACTCCCTGtgtcttccctctcctctgccagcaGGTTACAGGACTGCTAGGTTACATGGTACAGAGTTCTGACGACAAGTTTACAGGGAACCTGGGAGAAAGGACTGCACCCAAGAGAAACCTGGAATGCCATTGACTGTAGAAGGTGTAGAAGGAAGAGTCCCTTCACTGTGGAAGGTTCCCTCCAGAATACTCTGGGAAGTACCAAGACAGAAATGAGAGCTCCAACTCACCTCCCACATGGGTTTGATTCCCTCTTTGAAAAGGTGGAAGTCACTATGGCCTGTCAGGTCCCCGGGACGTACCATGTGACTGTAAAACCGCCAGAACTGCTCCACCTGCAATGACACGGACCACACAATGAGGCTGCTGAAACTGTTCACAGCCAAGATTCCTACAGAAACAGGGTTCCCTTTTTACACCAGCTGGCTAGACCCACcttcttctcttttgttctACTTTCTTGTCACAAGGGTGTTGGTTAGGATACCCAGAAGGCAGCAGTAGGATCAGAGCTTGAGTGCCTGTTTCTGACTGGCTCCATTACCAGATGACCACTTGAAATATTCAAGGTGCCTCCAAAGTCACTTGGTGCTTGTCTGAAGAAATCTGTGCTACAATAACTGCTGCTCTAAAGAACAGTTTCAAACATATCTTGTAAATCCTACTGTGCAAACTTCCAAACACTGGATATGTGTCAAGTGCATCAGCTACAGCCAAGCCTCTCTACACATTAGCCCTGTGTTAACCACTGCTCTCTGCAATAGTGGAGACTGCAGGAGCCTCcaaataagactttttttgtatttaattttactgtatCCAGGTTTTAAGCCAAAAGATGCATTCTGGTGCTGGTTTAAGATCTTAAGGCACCATTcagagcttttatttaaatacctCTTACTTCCTTTTACAATCTGCCATGGTACATTTGGACCACTTCACTTTGACCAGTTTTCATTCTGGCATCCCTGCGTCTACTTCAGACAATCTGGCTGGAAGGCAAAGGAATTATCTTTTGTAATTCTTAAAAATAGCATATTTATCCTTTGAGATTCTCTGGATAAGAAAGGATATTAGAGAGGCtgaatctttaaaacaaaacaaggcacTGGAAGAGATCATACTAATTTCCATATTTTAAGAGAAGTCTACTCAGTAAGACAGTAGCTATTAAGCAGACCAGCAATGAACATGGAAGGGTCAGACACCATCCCAACTACCTCATCAGAGACCTCAATGATTTGGTCAGCACTTGGAATTCTGTCCCAATCTCTGATCTTTGCCATCCAAGCAGGAATTTGCTTTTATAGCCAATAAAACTATGAACCAAGACTGAGGTGAGGTCAGAAGCAATCTATTTTTGTCAGACACATCCAAATGCAGTGTGGAAATTACATTCTTACACTGAGTGAATATGCCCTCTAATGGTTagcatttaaaagcttttatactgaaaagcaacaaataaatCTGAACGCAGATTTAGCCTCAGACAATTCTTTCTGAAGCATGTTTTCCCTCCTCAAACAGTACTTGGAACCAAACACATTATCAGATCTGCTGGCCAGTCTCTCTCCACCCTGACTGATCTCCAGCACTTCCAGCCTACGATAGCACCCACAAATTCTTTGCAGCAAACAGAATGTGTGAAGTTCTTCCTCCAAGGAGCTAAAAATCAATGTTAAGTCTACACTGATTTCACAGACTGAGAAGTTATTGCCAGATCATCAAGCAGTAACCACGTTTTTCATTCAATGAACTAAAAGTACTTGCTCTCACAGGGGAATAGGAGCAATAACTACCCATAACGATAGGCTTAGAGCTATTCTTTCCACTCTTATCCTGCGTGGATGCAATTAACACAACCCAGCTGCTTGGACAGGTATAGTTTTGCAGCTTTCCTGAAGGggtatttttcttgcattgcAGAAGACAGATTTACTGGTTGGCAAAATTTAACATTTGCAAAGGACTCTGGATAATATGGACAAAtactagatttttaaaaaaagaataaaaccagaaagctgCCAACAGAATTCCTAGCCTTGAGAATGGTATTATATGTAGTGCCTCTACAATGGAGACGTGTTTTGCTTATGTATCTTGGGATCTTAATGACTGTTTTACACTGCCAGTACCATGCAACAACCCAACACCGCCTTTCCAGGATACACTCAATTTATTGCAGGTATAAACAACCACAAAGagtggaaggggaaaaggagagcagtTTGCCTTTTAATGAACTTTACTGCAACACCAAACTGCACCTCAGTCATCACTTCCAGACAGACAACCAGACACCAGCTGCTTACACAGCACACCAGATGCTTGTTCCAAGCACAGTCTTTGTGGTGGAAATATGGACAGGGGGGAAGTGGGGGTATGGACGGACTGCACAGT from Falco peregrinus isolate bFalPer1 chromosome 12, bFalPer1.pri, whole genome shotgun sequence encodes:
- the EIF4E2 gene encoding eukaryotic translation initiation factor 4E type 2 isoform X1, whose protein sequence is MNNKFDALKDDDSGDHDQNEENNTQKDSEKEKNDREKPQSTTKRKAVVPGPAEHPLQYNYTFWYSRRTPGRPTSSQSYEQNIKQIGTFASVEQFWRFYSHMVRPGDLTGHSDFHLFKEGIKPMWEDDANKNGGKWIIRLRKGLASRCWENLILAMLGEQFMVGEEICGAVVSVRFQEDIISIWNKTASDQATTARIRDTLRRVLNLPPNTIMEYKTHTDSIKAWEEFHGLVNSSGR
- the EIF4E2 gene encoding eukaryotic translation initiation factor 4E type 2 isoform X2; translation: MNNKFDALKDDDSGDHDQNEENNTQKDSEKEKNDREKPQSTTKRKAVVPGPAEHPLQYNYTFWYSRRTPGRPTSSQSYEQNIKQIGTFASVEQFWRFYSHMVRPGDLTGHSDFHLFKEGIKPMWEDDANKNGGKWIIRLRKGLASRCWENLILAMLGEQFMVGEEICGAVVSVRFQEDIISIWNKTASDQATTARIRDTLRRVLNLPPNTIMEYKTHTDSIKDNSSFRNTKITL